From the genome of uncultured Bacteroides sp.:
GTTAAGCAAAGCGGAGGAAACATAATTGGCGTAATACCTTCAAAACTGGAAGAAAGCAAAAGAGTGAGTGCTCTCCCCGACAGATTTCTTCATACCAAAAATCTAAGCGATCGAAAAGATGTAATACTTGCCGAATCGGATGTTATGATTGCCTTACCGGGAGGAATAGGAACATTGGATGAAGTTTTTCATGTAATGGCCTCTGCAACCATTGGATATCATTCAAAAAAGATAATCTTTTATAACATAAATGGTTTTTATGATGAATTATTGACTGTCTTGAAGATGTTTGAAGAGAAACAATTTACCCGAGGTGAATTATCTCTTTACTATGACGTGGCCAATACATTTAAAGAATTAACCAACCTACTAAACAAATAACAAAAAAGTCATGATTGAATCAATCAAAGATCTATTAAACAAAGAAGCCGAAGCCGTAAGAAATATTCCAATTACAGATGCTTACGAAAAAGCTGTAAAACTAATAGTAGAACAAATACATATTAAAGGGGGAAAGCTGGTAACTACCGGAATGGGTAAAGCCGGACAGATTGCAATGAACATTTCTACAACCTTCTGTTCTACCGGAATTCCTTCTGTGTTTCTTCACCCTAGTGAAGCACAACACGGTGATTTGGGCATTTTTCAAAAGAATGACTTATTATTGCTAATATCTAATTCTGGCAAAACAAGAGAAATTGTTGAGCTTACACAGCTTTCCAGAGTTCTTAATCCTAATTTAAAGTTTATCGTTATAACAGGTAACCCGGACAGTCCGTTAGCACAAGAGTCGGACATTTGTCTTTGTACAGGAAATCCCAAAGAAGTTTGTGCATTAGGAATGACTCCAACAACTTCTACTACTATGATGACAGTTATTGGTGATATTCTGGTTGTAGAAACAATGAAACAAACAGGCTTTACTATTGAAGAGTACTCTAAACGCCATCACGGTGGATATCTAGGCGAGAAATCAAGAGAAATATGCGAAAAGTAATTGGTATTGGCGAGACGATTCTCGACATCATTTTTCAGAACGAACAACCTTCGGCAGCAGTTCCGGGAGGTTCTGTATTTAATGGCATTATATCACTAGGCAGGATGAATGTCGATGTCTGTTTTATCAGTGAAATAGGGAATGATAAGGTAGGAAACATTATCAAAAGATTCATGGAAGAAAATAATGTGAAAACCGATCACATTAACATCTTTCCCGATGGCAAATCTCCTGTTTCACTAGCCTTTCTTAACGAAAATAATGATGCAGAGTATCTTTTCTACAAGGATTATCCCAAGCAGCGACTGGATATTGCCTTCCCTACTATTAACGAAGATGATATTCTTATATTCGGTTCCTTTTACGCACTCAATCCGGTTCTTAGAGATAAGATGACAGAGCTGCTGGATTACGCAAAAGAACGTAAAGCAATTATCTATTATGATCCAAACTTCAGGAGTACACATAAATACGAAGCTATGAAACTAGCTCCTGCTATTATTGAAAATCTGGAATATGCAGATATTGTAAGAGGATCCGACGAAGATTTTATCAATATGTATAATCTGAATGATATTGATAAAATCTATAAAAATAAAATACAATTCTATTGTCCTATTTTCCTTTGTACAGAAGGAAATAAATCAATAAGTTTACGATCAAAACAAGTATCGAAAGAGTACACAGTAGAACCTATTGATGCCGTAAGCACAATTGGAGCCGGAGATAACTTTAATGCAGGAATTATTTATGGTATTTTGAAGTATGGCATTAGCTATCATGAGCTTAGTAACTTAAGCGAGACTATGTGGGACAAGATTATACAGTGCGGAAAAGACTTCTCTGCAGAAGTATGCAAAAGTTTCAGCAATTCCATTTCAAAGGATTTTGCAGAAAAATATCAATAAGCCATATTTTGAAAACATGAGCTTATTCTAAAACAATAAAGTTCTAATACAAATAAAAGGGTTTTTATGATATTTTTATAGATGTTTAAGTGATTTATATTGCCGAAAAGCATTCTTTTACAGCAATATAACTATTTATTCAGACTTTATGCGTATCTTTGTACCCGAATTGAAATAAGAGAAAGAAATTAATGAAGACATTTGAAGAGTTAGGCGTTTCCCCGGAGATACTTAAAGCAATTGAAGAAATGGGATATGAGAATCCCATGCCAGTACAAGAAGAAGTAATACCGTATTTACTGGGAGAAGGCAATGATGTAGTAGCTCTCGCACAAACAGGAACAGGTAAAACAGCAGCATTTGGGCTGCCTATTATACAAGGTATTAATGTAAATAACAGAGTGCCACAGGCACTTATCCTCTGCCCCACACGTGAGCTTTGCCTGCAAATAGCAGGAGATCTTAACGATTACTCAAAATACGTTGATGGGCTAAAAGTTCTTCCGGTATACGGAGGATCATCCATTGAAAGTCAAATTAGAAGTTTAAAGAATGGCGTACATATTATTGTTGCCACTCCTGGTCGTCTACTAGACTTGATGGAAAGAAAAACCGTAAAACTAGCTACGGTTAAAAACGTCATTATGGACGAAGCTGATGAAATGCTTAATATGGGCTTTACAGACAGCATCAATGCTATTCTGGCTGAAGTGCCAAAAGATCGTAATACATTGCTGTTCTCAGCAACTATGTCACCCGAAATTGCACGTATTTCTAAGAACTACCTGAATAATGCTAAGGAAATTACCATCGGCACAAAAAATGAAGGTTCAAAGAACGTAAAACATATCTATTTTACGGTTCAGGCTAAAGATAAATATCATGCGCTGAAACGTATTGCCGACTATTATCCTCAGATTTACGGTATTGTATTTTGCCGTACACGTAAAGAAACACAGGAAATTGCCGATAAACTGATTCAGGACGGATATAGTGCAGATTCTTTGCACGGAGAACTTTCTCAGCAACAACGTGACGTTGTTATGCAGAAATTCCGTGT
Proteins encoded in this window:
- a CDS encoding TIGR00730 family Rossman fold protein — its product is MNKIGIFCSASQTIDDIYFQKTEELGKWMGEQGKTLVYGGANMGLMECVAQTVKQSGGNIIGVIPSKLEESKRVSALPDRFLHTKNLSDRKDVILAESDVMIALPGGIGTLDEVFHVMASATIGYHSKKIIFYNINGFYDELLTVLKMFEEKQFTRGELSLYYDVANTFKELTNLLNK
- a CDS encoding SIS domain-containing protein, which codes for MIESIKDLLNKEAEAVRNIPITDAYEKAVKLIVEQIHIKGGKLVTTGMGKAGQIAMNISTTFCSTGIPSVFLHPSEAQHGDLGIFQKNDLLLLISNSGKTREIVELTQLSRVLNPNLKFIVITGNPDSPLAQESDICLCTGNPKEVCALGMTPTTSTTMMTVIGDILVVETMKQTGFTIEEYSKRHHGGYLGEKSREICEK
- a CDS encoding carbohydrate kinase, with the translated sequence MRKVIGIGETILDIIFQNEQPSAAVPGGSVFNGIISLGRMNVDVCFISEIGNDKVGNIIKRFMEENNVKTDHINIFPDGKSPVSLAFLNENNDAEYLFYKDYPKQRLDIAFPTINEDDILIFGSFYALNPVLRDKMTELLDYAKERKAIIYYDPNFRSTHKYEAMKLAPAIIENLEYADIVRGSDEDFINMYNLNDIDKIYKNKIQFYCPIFLCTEGNKSISLRSKQVSKEYTVEPIDAVSTIGAGDNFNAGIIYGILKYGISYHELSNLSETMWDKIIQCGKDFSAEVCKSFSNSISKDFAEKYQ